In Saccharicrinis fermentans DSM 9555 = JCM 21142, a genomic segment contains:
- a CDS encoding transglutaminase domain-containing protein, whose protein sequence is MKKKQKIQKINMGLAEEAFKRKKALAKGYALLFKKLCNNAGLECEVVEGSSKQTLKYIGRKAGRSNHIWNVVKINKRWHLVDVTWGAGMVSEKSKKFIPHYNEAFFMTSPAYFFLHHYPKNKKWLLCDRSKEEFAILPLFHPIYLNSDIILKSPSVGLLTPSYGDTLQIQFKLQNPMNSFESSFSYAYEEDRKPAFLEVHIDEDQIILQIPTKKKKYDYLTIYRNDSPLVSFKIKLLSH, encoded by the coding sequence ATGAAAAAAAAACAGAAGATACAAAAGATAAACATGGGATTGGCCGAGGAAGCCTTCAAACGTAAAAAAGCCCTTGCCAAAGGTTATGCCCTGCTGTTTAAAAAACTATGTAATAATGCCGGACTTGAATGCGAGGTAGTGGAAGGCAGTTCTAAACAAACATTAAAATATATAGGGCGCAAAGCAGGACGAAGCAATCATATTTGGAATGTAGTTAAGATTAATAAACGATGGCATTTGGTAGATGTAACTTGGGGTGCAGGTATGGTAAGTGAGAAAAGTAAAAAATTCATCCCTCACTACAATGAAGCTTTTTTCATGACAAGCCCTGCTTATTTTTTCCTCCATCACTATCCAAAAAACAAAAAGTGGTTATTATGCGATCGTAGCAAAGAGGAATTTGCCATACTACCATTGTTCCATCCCATCTATTTAAACTCCGATATTATTCTAAAAAGTCCCTCGGTAGGACTATTAACACCCTCCTACGGCGACACATTGCAGATACAATTCAAACTGCAAAATCCAATGAATAGCTTTGAATCATCATTTAGTTATGCTTATGAAGAAGATCGAAAACCAGCTTTCTTAGAAGTTCATATAGACGAAGATCAAATTATACTTCAGATACCTACAAAAAAGAAAAAATACGATTATTTAACCATCTATCGCAATGATTCCCCACTGGTCTCCTTCAAAATTAAACTACTATCCCATTAA